One Silene latifolia isolate original U9 population chromosome 4, ASM4854445v1, whole genome shotgun sequence DNA segment encodes these proteins:
- the LOC141653134 gene encoding bidirectional sugar transporter SWEET5, with the protein MVDPNTARNIIGIIGNVISFGLFLSPVPTFMRIIKKKSVEQFKADPYIATILNCAMWILYGLPFVHPNNFLVVTINGIGLGIEIIYVSIFLIYSPWGKRKKIAIALILETAFFVAVFFITTEALHTIKMRTIFVGALCVAFNVIMYFSPLTVMRMVIKTKSVKYMPFWLSIANFLNGACWTAYACIKFDPWMVIPNGLGTLSGVIQLLLFAIYYKSTDWSEPKTTELTGQP; encoded by the exons ATGGTGGATCCAAACACAGCGAGAAACATTATCGGCATTATTG GAAATGTCATATCATTTGGGTTATTTTTGTCTCCGGT GCCAACATTTATGCGAATAATCAAGAAGAAATCAGTAGAACAATTCAAGGCAGATCCATACATTGCCACAATACTAAATTGTGCAATGTGGATATTATATGGTctaccttttgttcatccaaatAACTTTCTTGTCGTAACAATCAACGGCATTGGATTAGGCATTGAGATCATCTATGTTTCCATCTTTCTTATTTACTCCCCTTGGGGTAAAAGG aaaaaGATCGCGATAGCTTTGATACTTGAGACCGCATTTTTCGTGGCGGTTTTCTTTATTACTACTGAGGCATTGCATACTATCAAAATGAGGACAATATTTGTGGGTGCCTTATGTGTTGCCTTCAATGTTATCATGTACTTCTCACCTTTAACTGTTATG AGAATGGTGATCAAGACCAAGAGTGTGAAATACATGCCGTTTTGGTTATCAATTGCAAACTTCCTAAATGGAGCTTGTTGGACAGCctatgcatgcatcaaatttgaTCCATGGATGGTG ATACCAAACGGGTTAGGAACGTTATCAGGAGTCATTCAATTGTTATTGTTCGCCATCTACTACAAAAGTACCGATTGGAGTGAACCAAAGACAACTGAGCTCACCGGCCAACCTTGA